The following proteins come from a genomic window of Hymenobacter canadensis:
- the guaA gene encoding glutamine-hydrolyzing GMP synthase, translating to MPQQILILDFGSQYTQLIARRIRELNVYCEIHPYNHAPALTEDIRGVVLSGSPCSVRDADSPSPDLSAYLGQVPVLGVCYGAQLLAHQQGGEVLPATIREYGRARLSHVHHESPLLHGVPTESQVWMSHGDTIKTLPAGFDIVASTPEVAVAAFKIAGQETYGIQFHPEVTHSTDGKTLLQNFVVNICGLDQSWTPEHFVDSMVETLQRTIGEQDQVILGLSGGVDSSVAALLLHKAIGTRLHGIFVNNGLLRKDEYEQVLHSYQGLGLNVRGVDASQEFYDALAGLTDPEQKRKAIGRTFIEVFDREAQKVEGARWLAQGTIYPDVIESVSVHGSSVTIKSHHNVGGLPEKMNLRIVEPLRALFKDEVREVGHTLELPAHILHRHPFPGPGLGIRILGDITPEKVDLLQRADAIFINGLKEHGLYEKVWQAGVMLLPVQSVGVMGDERTYERVVALRAVTSVDGMTADWAHLPYEFLAEVSNKIINQVRGINRVVYDISSKPPATIEWE from the coding sequence ATGCCTCAACAAATCCTGATTCTCGATTTTGGGTCGCAGTACACGCAACTCATTGCCCGGCGCATCCGGGAGCTGAATGTCTACTGCGAAATCCATCCGTATAACCACGCCCCGGCCCTCACTGAGGATATCCGGGGCGTTGTGCTTTCGGGTTCCCCATGTTCCGTGCGCGACGCCGACTCGCCGAGCCCTGACCTGAGCGCCTACCTAGGCCAGGTACCGGTGCTGGGCGTGTGCTACGGCGCACAGCTGCTGGCCCACCAGCAGGGCGGCGAAGTGCTGCCCGCCACCATCCGCGAGTACGGCCGCGCCCGCCTCAGCCACGTCCACCACGAAAGCCCACTACTGCACGGTGTGCCCACCGAGTCGCAGGTGTGGATGTCGCACGGCGACACGATTAAGACGCTACCAGCCGGCTTCGACATTGTAGCCAGCACGCCGGAAGTGGCCGTGGCGGCTTTCAAAATAGCCGGTCAGGAAACCTACGGCATCCAGTTCCACCCGGAAGTCACGCACTCGACGGACGGCAAAACGCTGCTCCAGAACTTCGTGGTGAACATCTGCGGCCTCGACCAGAGCTGGACGCCGGAGCACTTCGTGGACAGCATGGTAGAAACCCTGCAGCGCACTATCGGCGAGCAGGACCAAGTGATTCTGGGCCTTTCGGGCGGCGTGGATTCATCGGTGGCGGCGCTGCTGCTGCACAAGGCCATCGGCACGCGTTTGCATGGCATTTTCGTGAACAACGGCCTGCTGCGCAAAGACGAGTACGAGCAGGTGCTCCACTCCTACCAGGGCTTGGGTTTGAACGTGCGCGGCGTAGATGCCTCGCAGGAATTTTACGACGCGCTGGCGGGCCTGACGGACCCTGAGCAGAAGCGCAAGGCCATCGGCCGCACCTTTATTGAGGTGTTCGACCGCGAGGCCCAGAAGGTGGAGGGCGCCCGCTGGCTGGCCCAGGGCACCATTTATCCGGATGTTATTGAGAGTGTATCGGTACACGGCTCATCCGTGACCATCAAGAGCCACCACAACGTGGGCGGTTTGCCCGAGAAGATGAACCTGCGGATTGTGGAGCCGCTGCGGGCTTTGTTCAAGGACGAGGTGCGCGAAGTGGGCCACACGCTGGAGCTGCCCGCGCACATTCTGCACCGCCACCCCTTCCCCGGCCCCGGCCTGGGCATCCGCATCCTCGGCGACATTACCCCCGAGAAAGTGGATCTGCTGCAGCGCGCCGACGCCATCTTCATCAACGGCCTGAAAGAGCACGGCCTCTACGAGAAAGTGTGGCAGGCCGGCGTAATGCTGCTGCCCGTACAGAGCGTGGGCGTAATGGGCGATGAGCGCACCTACGAGCGGGTAGTAGCCCTGCGCGCCGTCACGAGCGTGGACGGCATGACCGCTGACTGGGCCCACCTGCCCTACGAGTTCCTAGCCGAGGTGAGCAACAAAATCATCAACCAGGTGCGCGGCATCAACCGCGTGGTGTACGACATCAGCTCGAAGCCGCCAGCAACGATTGAGTGGGAATAG
- a CDS encoding DUF4153 domain-containing protein: MKLPSLQLLAAEAARVVRRFPLTLLCSLLLGAVGIYYQRLGFTEKNHADWLFPLLSAAGLGLTLTLNVALAGERYRWPVWLKALAAAGAVGLLALWYVLCPAEPTLVWGLRLALLLLGLHLLVAVVPYLPELRRQADTAGFWRYNETLFLRLLTGGLYSGVLYVGCALALAAIENLFDVKLDRHIYEHLFTVLATGFNTWFFLAGVPHDWAALEQETTYPKGLKLFTQFVLLPLVVLYLVILYAYLARIVVRWELPEGWVSTLILAFSVAGIFALLLIHPIRNATENTWIRTFARWFYRALFPLLGLLFVAIGTRVGEYGVTEERYFVLVLAAWLAVMAAYFLWRQGQGIIWVPASLAVVAFLAAGGPWGAFAVAERSQLNQLSRLATEYKLLKNGKLDGAGERVPKLPVAVEKQVASIFEFFAKREAIEQLQPLFATALIPADSLLNKDVWQQNDWLNDRLFSVSGLKRYNMYSSNDGEEEEIVSFYAEYPDVRSLGNGKYWVNNVSSNIVETGGTIPLTLREGNFRLYVSDSGARILLEQERADGSWQPQLTAYPGRLADSLMAKAGSESDMSREVPDQALTLRVSNGRHTLDLYLRRLSCDTENKRSYTFAGSALVTITAP, translated from the coding sequence ATGAAACTTCCTTCCCTGCAGCTTCTGGCTGCCGAAGCGGCCCGCGTAGTGCGGCGCTTTCCCCTCACGCTGCTGTGCAGCCTGCTGCTGGGCGCGGTCGGCATCTACTACCAGCGGCTCGGCTTCACCGAGAAAAACCACGCCGATTGGCTGTTTCCGCTGCTGTCGGCGGCCGGGCTGGGCCTGACGCTCACGCTGAACGTGGCGCTGGCCGGGGAGCGGTACCGCTGGCCGGTGTGGCTAAAAGCTCTGGCAGCAGCTGGGGCGGTGGGGCTATTGGCGCTGTGGTACGTGCTGTGCCCCGCCGAACCCACCTTGGTCTGGGGCCTGCGGCTGGCTCTGCTGCTGCTGGGGCTGCATCTGCTGGTGGCGGTGGTGCCCTACCTGCCGGAGCTGCGCCGCCAGGCCGATACTGCCGGCTTCTGGCGCTACAACGAAACCCTGTTCCTGCGGCTGCTAACCGGTGGCCTGTACTCCGGCGTGCTGTACGTGGGCTGCGCGCTGGCGCTGGCGGCCATCGAAAACCTGTTCGACGTCAAGCTGGACCGCCACATCTACGAGCACCTGTTCACGGTGCTGGCCACGGGGTTCAATACCTGGTTTTTCCTGGCCGGCGTGCCCCACGACTGGGCGGCGCTGGAGCAGGAAACCACGTACCCGAAGGGCCTGAAACTGTTTACGCAGTTTGTGCTGCTGCCGCTGGTGGTGCTCTACCTGGTGATTCTCTACGCTTATCTGGCCCGGATTGTGGTGCGCTGGGAGCTGCCCGAAGGTTGGGTGTCCACCCTGATTCTGGCGTTTTCAGTAGCCGGCATCTTCGCCCTGCTCCTTATTCATCCCATCCGCAACGCCACCGAAAACACCTGGATTCGCACGTTCGCCCGCTGGTTCTACCGGGCGCTGTTTCCGCTGCTGGGGCTGCTGTTCGTGGCCATCGGTACCCGCGTGGGCGAGTACGGTGTCACCGAGGAGCGCTACTTCGTGCTGGTGCTGGCGGCGTGGCTGGCGGTTATGGCGGCTTACTTCCTGTGGCGGCAGGGGCAGGGCATCATCTGGGTGCCGGCCTCCCTGGCGGTGGTGGCGTTTCTGGCAGCGGGCGGGCCCTGGGGTGCATTTGCCGTAGCCGAGCGCAGCCAGCTCAACCAGCTGAGTCGGCTTGCCACCGAATACAAGCTGCTGAAGAATGGCAAGTTGGATGGGGCCGGGGAGCGGGTGCCCAAACTGCCGGTAGCCGTTGAGAAGCAGGTGGCCTCCATTTTCGAATTCTTCGCGAAGCGGGAAGCTATTGAGCAGTTGCAGCCGTTGTTCGCAACTGCCCTTATCCCCGCAGATTCGCTGCTGAACAAGGACGTGTGGCAGCAAAATGACTGGTTGAATGACCGGCTGTTCAGCGTAAGTGGTCTGAAGCGCTATAATATGTATAGCAGCAACGATGGTGAGGAAGAGGAAATCGTGTCCTTCTACGCCGAGTATCCTGACGTGAGGAGCCTTGGGAATGGAAAATACTGGGTAAACAATGTCAGCTCGAATATCGTGGAAACAGGCGGCACTATTCCGCTGACGCTACGGGAGGGCAACTTTCGCCTGTATGTTTCTGACTCCGGAGCCCGGATACTGCTGGAGCAGGAGCGCGCCGACGGCAGCTGGCAGCCGCAGCTGACGGCCTACCCTGGCCGCCTGGCCGATTCGCTGATGGCCAAAGCCGGTAGTGAGTCGGACATGTCCCGGGAAGTTCCTGATCAGGCCCTCACACTGCGCGTGTCAAACGGCCGCCACACTCTGGATCTGTACCTGCGAAGACTGTCCTGCGATACGGAAAACAAACGCAGCTACACCTTTGCCGGCAGTGCACTGGTAACCATCACCGCCCCCTGA
- a CDS encoding AsmA-like C-terminal region-containing protein: protein MKRPSFRQLLAVAMLGLVVMVLGGAWLITSEWAQRRLEQLIRERLTRNSDLVLAPFQVRISALRDFPHLSASLQGVQFTDTSYRQSVPVLRVGRLDARLDLSRIWRGEFRVSRLTLRDGEFWQLTDTQGRDWGLRGKGPRNGTPKGPPDFNLDSLLLYNVRVTDRNELHQSGFSAYVRQGRLAARVREGVAHVRGRFDGKLVYLRSGRGNLFANKPVVAQVRYSYNFRQRQGRFHSTRVTLNNDTILVRGTHRGAAPNETRGTRLDLRFAGRQPLLEVLRVALPTGLERFLDDARSPSHAFIRYSIRGVSGPTTRPRTILHFAMRNAQVQWADSARRIRRWDARGTFDNGAAHAPRTTSLSFEQCRLYSQAGELDAVLKVTDFTRPRFNGHVRGRTDLQTLAAVVVPDFWQARQGEAAINLELNGVLPTIPDRAGRRAAQADTLLPPIAARGTVRLENASFAIPRRHADMVGLNVNIRLHDSLWTLENLTGRINGMQLRANATTTYLLAYFSGQHPITTVAGTFEVDELHLSEMRRLLAAPGSSQRRKRPAPPTDHNRTSNQRLAAQALNLLPPGLRLNIQLRCGRLVLAADTLENLAATVRHNGRYVQLRDLRAQVWGGQVRGTISWPTDTLNLQPVAARLAVHFPSLSYQQLLARVMRPARRATTAPKDPTLREVLLAANGQATVKVDQLILPGSAALQQLRLRIDKNGRRFLIPAFTFRSSTGGQGRISATALLNGTQLARARADLDLHYATLDIQHLLQLLAALSTMPAPPEEAHSRLRRSAGARPSPFLDGTVTGRVNVTADQVKYGALRGGRFRLRSSLEANQVRLEQCSLQAFGGDISLRGVLQTDAEAGHHPLRAQLRLRQIQLSQLFGLAGAVGFDVLGADNVRGTMNGETDLRTDLDDTFLPDINQTYAFLKTDLQNLELLNVDALMQALRFMREERTSHLYFEPVSPRFVLAGGRLLIPDLHLNSNLTDMHISGEYYLNGQADLYVGLSPLQTLFGNNEKRIARIQSGEATQRPSRGLVYVGLSRPAGARRYQVKPFRQQQQRQNQQRVQRQYQTLLRTQQLDTTLRLLR from the coding sequence ATGAAAAGACCGTCCTTTCGCCAATTGCTGGCCGTTGCCATGCTGGGATTGGTAGTGATGGTACTGGGCGGCGCCTGGCTGATAACCTCAGAATGGGCGCAGCGCCGCCTGGAGCAGCTGATCCGGGAGCGGCTCACGCGCAACTCCGACCTGGTGCTGGCGCCCTTTCAGGTGCGTATCTCGGCGCTGCGCGACTTCCCGCACCTTTCGGCCTCGCTGCAGGGCGTGCAGTTCACGGATACTTCCTACCGCCAATCGGTGCCGGTATTGCGCGTGGGCCGGTTGGATGCCCGCCTGGATTTGTCGCGCATCTGGCGCGGCGAATTCCGGGTGAGCCGCCTGACGCTGCGCGACGGCGAGTTCTGGCAGCTGACCGATACGCAGGGCCGCGACTGGGGCCTGCGCGGCAAAGGCCCGCGCAACGGTACGCCCAAAGGCCCGCCCGATTTCAACCTGGACTCGCTGCTGCTCTACAACGTGCGCGTGACGGACCGCAACGAGCTGCACCAGAGCGGCTTTTCGGCGTACGTGCGCCAGGGGCGGCTGGCGGCCCGGGTCCGGGAGGGCGTAGCGCACGTCAGGGGCCGGTTTGATGGGAAGCTGGTGTACCTGCGCAGCGGGCGCGGCAATCTGTTTGCCAACAAGCCTGTGGTGGCGCAGGTGCGCTACAGCTACAATTTCCGGCAGCGCCAGGGCCGCTTCCACAGCACCCGCGTCACGCTCAACAACGACACCATTCTGGTGCGCGGCACCCACCGCGGGGCGGCCCCCAACGAAACCCGCGGCACCCGCCTCGACCTGCGCTTTGCGGGCCGGCAGCCGCTGCTGGAAGTGCTGCGGGTGGCGCTGCCTACCGGCCTGGAGCGTTTCCTGGATGATGCCCGCAGCCCCAGCCACGCCTTTATTCGCTACAGCATCCGGGGCGTGAGCGGGCCCACCACGCGGCCCCGCACTATTCTGCATTTTGCCATGCGCAACGCCCAGGTGCAGTGGGCCGACTCGGCGCGGCGCATCCGGCGCTGGGACGCCCGCGGCACCTTCGACAACGGCGCGGCCCACGCCCCGCGCACCACCAGCCTGTCGTTTGAGCAGTGCCGGCTTTATTCCCAGGCCGGCGAGCTGGATGCCGTGCTGAAAGTCACCGATTTCACCCGGCCCCGCTTCAACGGCCACGTACGCGGCCGCACCGACCTGCAGACGCTGGCCGCCGTGGTGGTACCGGATTTCTGGCAGGCCCGCCAGGGCGAGGCGGCCATCAACCTGGAGCTCAACGGCGTGCTGCCCACCATTCCGGACCGCGCCGGGCGCCGGGCGGCCCAGGCCGATACGCTGCTGCCGCCTATTGCCGCCCGGGGCACCGTGCGGCTCGAAAATGCCTCCTTTGCCATTCCGCGCCGCCACGCCGATATGGTGGGCCTCAACGTGAATATCCGGCTGCACGACAGCCTCTGGACGCTGGAAAACCTCACCGGCCGCATCAACGGCATGCAGCTGCGGGCCAACGCCACCACCACCTACCTGCTGGCCTACTTCAGCGGACAGCACCCGATTACGACGGTGGCCGGCACTTTTGAGGTGGATGAGCTGCACCTGAGCGAGATGCGCCGGCTACTGGCCGCCCCCGGCAGCAGCCAGCGCCGCAAGCGCCCCGCCCCGCCCACCGACCACAACCGTACTTCCAACCAAAGGCTGGCGGCGCAGGCCCTGAACCTGCTGCCCCCCGGCCTGCGCCTCAACATTCAGTTGCGGTGCGGACGACTGGTGCTGGCCGCCGATACGCTGGAAAACCTGGCGGCCACCGTGCGCCACAATGGCCGCTACGTGCAGCTGCGCGATCTGCGCGCGCAGGTGTGGGGCGGCCAGGTGCGCGGCACCATCAGCTGGCCCACCGATACGCTCAATCTGCAGCCCGTGGCGGCCCGGCTGGCCGTGCACTTCCCTTCCCTCAGCTACCAGCAGTTGCTGGCCCGCGTGATGCGCCCCGCCCGCCGGGCCACCACCGCGCCCAAAGACCCGACGCTGCGCGAGGTGCTGCTGGCCGCCAATGGCCAAGCCACCGTGAAGGTAGATCAACTGATACTGCCGGGCTCCGCGGCGCTGCAGCAGCTACGCCTGCGCATTGATAAAAACGGCCGCCGCTTCCTGATTCCGGCCTTCACGTTCCGCTCGTCCACGGGCGGCCAGGGCCGCATAAGTGCCACCGCGCTGCTGAATGGCACGCAGCTGGCCCGCGCCCGCGCCGACCTCGACCTACACTACGCCACCCTCGATATCCAGCACCTACTACAACTGCTGGCCGCACTCAGCACCATGCCCGCCCCACCCGAGGAAGCACACTCCCGCCTGCGCCGTTCGGCCGGCGCGCGGCCCTCGCCTTTTCTGGACGGCACCGTAACGGGCCGCGTAAACGTGACGGCCGACCAGGTGAAATATGGCGCGCTGCGGGGCGGCCGTTTCCGCCTCCGCAGCAGCCTGGAGGCCAACCAAGTGCGGCTGGAGCAATGCTCGCTGCAGGCGTTTGGGGGCGATATTTCGTTGCGAGGCGTGCTGCAAACCGATGCCGAGGCGGGCCATCACCCGCTACGGGCCCAGCTCCGGCTGCGCCAGATTCAGTTGAGCCAGCTGTTTGGGCTAGCCGGCGCGGTAGGGTTCGATGTGCTGGGGGCTGATAATGTGCGGGGCACGATGAACGGTGAAACCGACCTGCGCACCGACCTCGACGACACCTTCCTGCCCGACATCAACCAAACCTACGCCTTCCTCAAAACTGACCTGCAAAACCTGGAGCTGCTAAACGTGGACGCCCTGATGCAGGCCCTGCGTTTTATGCGCGAGGAACGCACCAGCCACCTGTATTTCGAGCCCGTGAGCCCCCGTTTTGTGCTGGCGGGCGGGCGGCTGCTGATTCCGGACCTGCACCTGAACAGCAACCTCACCGACATGCACATCAGCGGCGAATACTACCTCAATGGCCAGGCAGACCTGTATGTAGGCCTGAGCCCGCTGCAAACCCTGTTCGGCAACAACGAGAAGCGCATTGCCCGCATCCAGAGCGGCGAAGCCACCCAGCGGCCCAGCCGCGGCCTCGTTTATGTGGGGCTGAGCCGGCCGGCCGGGGCCCGCCGCTACCAGGTGAAACCGTTTCGGCAGCAGCAGCAGCGCCAGAACCAGCAACGGGTGCAGCGGCAGTACCAAACGCTGCTCCGCACCCAGCAGCTGGATACCACCTTGCGGCTGCTGCGCTAG